GGAGCCGCCGATGCCGAACATGCCGCCGCCCGCCTGCATGCGGTAGGTGAAGTAGATCAGCAGGCCGAAGATGATGATCATCGGCAGCATGAAGCCGATCATGGACATCAGGAAGGATTCCTGCGTCACATTCGTCTTGTAGCTGTCCGCGCCGGATTCCTGGACGGCGTCGAAGATAATCGGCGTCGTGCGGGCCGGGTACTGGGCGCTGATGGCCTCGATGCCCTCGCGTTCGTCGACAGTAATCGGCTCGCGCAGGTCGATGCGGACGCGCTGCTCGCGATCGTCGATCTGCACCTGCTCAGCGTTGTGCTCCTTGAGCTGCTCGAGGGCGACGGACGTGTCTACCTGCTGGTAGGCGCGCGTGTCATCCCCGAGCAGGGTGAGCAGGTACAGGACGATCAAGACGGTGGCGCCCAGCAGGCCCCACCGCATCACTTTTTGGTTTTTTGTCATATCTAGTTTTCCGAGTAAACGCGCGGGTGCAGCGTGCCGACGTACGGAAGATCACGGTACTGCTCCGCATAATCCAGCCCGTAGCCGATGACGAACTCGTTGGGGATGTCAAAGCCGACGTCGAGAAGCTCAATCTTGGCAGTCTGCACCTCCGGCTTGCGCAGGAGCGTAACCACCTCGAGCGTCTTCGGGCCGCGACCTTTCAGGTTCTTGAGCAGCCAGGACAAGGTCAGGCCGGAATCGATGATGTCCTCGACCACCAGCACGTCGCGGCCGGCGATCTCCTTATCCAGGTCCTTGAGAATGCGGACGACGCCCGAACTGGTGGTGGAGTTGCCGTAGGAAGACACCGCCATGAACTCCATCTCGCACGGGATGGAGAGCTTGCGGGCGAAATCGGTGAGGAAGAACACCGCGCCCTTGAGCACGCACACGAGGATCAGTTCCTGCTCCGCGCCCTTGTATTTCTCGGACACCATGTCCGCCAGCTCCTGGATGCGGGCCTGCAGCTCGTCCTCATTAATAAGGACCGCCTCCACGTCATCGCCGTAGCGGTTCGCGGGGACGTTGAAGTCCTTCTTATCGTGCAACGTGTGCTCGGTCAGCTCGTGCTCGGTCAGCTCGTGCTCGGTCATGGCGGCGGGCCTTTCGCTCAGGTGGCTGTTTATGGCTCAACCACTACATACTGCCACTTTGCCGCTCGGCGCTTCAAGAAACGGGGTGGTGGGGGTTGTTTTGGTGGTTTGCGTTTCCGGCTGCGTTGGGCGTGGCCGCCTTTGGCGTGGTGGTCAGCGGCGGCTTGGCGGTGTGCGGCGGCTTGGCGGTGCGCTCGTCGGCGTGGTGGTGCGCTCCCCTATTGCGATCCCCGGTTGCGATTCCGATCCCCTGTAGACGATCCTTTTGTGGCGATCCAGAGGGTTATATTCATACAATCCGAAAGCATATAAGCCTTTGGATCGTCGTGTGAGGATCGGCAACGGAGGATCGCAATAAGGGCTACGCAACACAGCAGGGCATAAGCGCAGCGTGTGGGTCCTGCGGTTTCCGCGGAGCGCCCTGGTGGCGTCCGCGGACCGGCGGTACCGGTGTACAGACCCGATGGCGTCCGCGGAGCGACCTAGCGGTACAAGCGATCCGGCCCGCCGGGTCACTGCGGCGAACCGGCAGCGAACCGGCAGCGCCACCTAACCGCCAGCCACAACCTTGCCGCGGGCAGCGAGAGCCTCACGGACTTCCGCAATGAACCGATCAGGATTGTTCCGAATGAAGTCGGGGCTGAACCGAAGAATGACGTAGCCCATGTTGGTGATCCGCTTTTGCCGGTTGAATTCCCGCTGCCTAACTTCCTCGGCGTCGGGGCCGTCGTACTTCACGTCACCATCGATTTCGATGATCAGCCAATCGTCGATAAGTATGTCCGCGAAATAGCCCTGGATCTGAAACTGCGTGGTCAAGGGCCCGATTCCGGCCTCGATCAACAATCCCCGTGCCAATGTCTCGTACGGCGAATCCGAATTCTCCACGGCGTGGTCAAGGCATCGCCGAACCGTGGCGATGCGGTCGATCGGCCCCAATCGTCGCAACTGCCGGCGTAGCGTTTCGGGGTCACACCCGCGATATAGGAGGTAATCGGCTGCGATCAACCCCTCAAGAAACCCGTGGTAGCGGGCAATGTCTGCAAATGTGCGGAAATACGTGGTGACGGGGCATTCGTCTCTGGCTGTAATTTCATCGTCGCGAAGCTTCATGCGTCGATAAACCACGCCCCCGCGCTTCACCCGGCGCGGCGCGGTGCCACCGGAGCGGAGTACCAGCTCGATCGGTTCATCGCTGAGGCTGATCACCCACATCCCGGTTTCGCGCGCAGCTGATCGGCCAACGAGGATCGCTCTCCTACTTGTCATAGCAATGGAACGCCCCTCTAACCAGCGTTTTTCGTGAAACGGCAGCGAGTCCCACAGCCGTTGCGGGTAGATCAAATGCGGGTGGAGGTCGTGATACGCCTCCGTGAGTTGACCGGCTTGCTCGTGTGTCAGCCTGCGGAGGTTTATCAGGTGGCTAAGAATTTCGGACTCGCGGTTTCGACGAGTCACACGGACAGTTTCATGTTCTCTATCAATAGTTCCCATACGTATTAGACGTTGGAAACGCGCGCAGGTTCCGTTAGCGGCGCACCCTTTCCACGCAGCCCGCTAGCGCTCCACGACCAAACGCCCATCCCGGCGCGCGACCGATCCACCCGCCACGCTCA
Above is a genomic segment from Corynebacterium sp. CNCTC7651 containing:
- the hpt gene encoding hypoxanthine phosphoribosyltransferase; the protein is MHDKKDFNVPANRYGDDVEAVLINEDELQARIQELADMVSEKYKGAEQELILVCVLKGAVFFLTDFARKLSIPCEMEFMAVSSYGNSTTSSGVVRILKDLDKEIAGRDVLVVEDIIDSGLTLSWLLKNLKGRGPKTLEVVTLLRKPEVQTAKIELLDVGFDIPNEFVIGYGLDYAEQYRDLPYVGTLHPRVYSEN
- a CDS encoding endonuclease domain-containing protein, with the translated sequence MGTIDREHETVRVTRRNRESEILSHLINLRRLTHEQAGQLTEAYHDLHPHLIYPQRLWDSLPFHEKRWLEGRSIAMTSRRAILVGRSAARETGMWVISLSDEPIELVLRSGGTAPRRVKRGGVVYRRMKLRDDEITARDECPVTTYFRTFADIARYHGFLEGLIAADYLLYRGCDPETLRRQLRRLGPIDRIATVRRCLDHAVENSDSPYETLARGLLIEAGIGPLTTQFQIQGYFADILIDDWLIIEIDGDVKYDGPDAEEVRQREFNRQKRITNMGYVILRFSPDFIRNNPDRFIAEVREALAARGKVVAGG